Proteins encoded in a region of the Nicotiana tomentosiformis chromosome 9, ASM39032v3, whole genome shotgun sequence genome:
- the LOC104084527 gene encoding uncharacterized protein isoform X1 — MEGGEKINTSEANHSCTIPREMDGLHLKPVARLESGEGLPYAPEDWPYPGDIWTWKVGKRVKASGYFQDRYLIAPKRLQETPRKKMWFLSKISLKYYIKTNFPEADINAFFSSFVWEIPAEFNAFFSSSEGKAEAKPQSQSPHPGKACKTVQGGGTSSRKRKSNLKQQGRYLWKKVHSNIANTEVPDALLIKEENIESNEAPKEPESSLLESVPASDDNATITLACQQEPSTSLKEFPVEVAPEDFDNYINSLDDILLLPLHQSPSISFGSWREKEMTEARKKLVNLLNIGFPALFTSEKITAITTLSLELQNDPNLSARELSMLKLIQEIPLASNYFLKAKRLAKEADKFFADLEAKVTHVSTLRDEYNASKQEIALLEVEDVSTSSAIKEIDEKIAILQSRRAALAKVADRTNKKRAEAKTKQRMVMDNLPKIVDEIQVANSQSSEWKLKKQKSAEKKVEILTKFAPLKGFSI, encoded by the exons TGGAAGGTGGCGAGAAGATTAACACTTCAGAGGCAAATCATAGCTGCACGATTCCAAGAGAAATGGATGGTTTACATCTCAAGCCTGTTGCACGTTTGGAGTCAGGAGAAGGCTTACCTTATGCTCCTGAAGATTGGCCATATCCAGGTGATATTTGGACTTGGAAAGTTGGAAAAAGAGTCAAAGCTTCAGGATACTTTCAAGATAGATACTTGATTGCTCCAAAAAGGCTTCAAGAAACCCCAAGAAAGAAAATGTGGTTTTTGAGCAAGATTTCTCTTAAATACTATATCAAAACAAACTTCCCTGAAGCTGATATCAATGCTTTTTTCTCGTCATTCGTTTGGGAAATTCCAGCTGAATTCAATGCTTTTTTCTCGTCATCTGAGGGCAAAG CAGAAGCTAAGCCACAATCTCAATCACCTCATCCTGGAAAGGCCTGTAAAACTGTTCAAGGAGGAGGAACTTCTTCGCGGAAAAGGAAGTCCAATCTGAAGCAGCAAGGACGGTATTTATGGAAGAAAGTTCATTCTAACATCGCTAATACTGAAGTCCCTGATGCGCTCTTAATTAAGGAAGAAAACATAGAAAGCAATGAAGCACCGAAAGAACCAGAAAGTTCATTGTTGGAGAGTGTTCCAGCATCTGATGACAATGCAACCATCACTCTAGCCTGCCAGCAGGAACCATCAACTTCTCTCAAGGAATTTCCTGTTGAAGTAGCTCCAGAGGATTTCGACAATTATATTAATTCACTTGATGACATTCTACTTTTGCCTCTTCACCAAAGTCCAAGCATTAGCTTTGGCTCTTGGAGAGAAAAAGAAATGACTGAAGCTCGAAAGAAACTTGTTAACCTCCTAAATATTGGTTTTCCTGCTTTATTTACCTCTGAAAAAATTACCGCAATCACAACCTTGTCTTTGGAGCTCCAAAATGATCCTAACCTCAGTGCTAGAGAGCTTTCAATGCTAAAGCTAATCCAAGAAATCCCATTGGCGAGCAACTATTTCCTGAAAGCTAAGCGATTAGCTAAGGAAGCTGACAAATTCTTTGCTGACCTTGAGGCTAAAGTGACTCATGTTTCTACGCTAAGGGATGAATACAATGCGTCAAAGCAAGAAATAGCTCTACTTGAGGTTGAAGACGTGTCTACTTCCTCAGCTATAAAGGAAATTGATGAAAAGATTGCCATCTTGCAATCACGTCGAGCTGCATTAGCCAAGGTTGCTGACAGAACTAACAAGAAGAGAGCTGAAGCAAAAACAAAGCAAAGAATGGTCATGGACAATCTTCCAAAGATAGTTGATGAAATTCAGGTGGCTAACTCCCAAAGCTCAGAATGGAAGCTCAAGAAACAGAAGTCAGCAGAGAAGAAAGTTGAGATATTGACCAAATTTGCTCCACTCAAGGGGTTCTCCATCTAA
- the LOC104084527 gene encoding uncharacterized protein isoform X2: MEGGEKINTSEANHSCTIPREMDGLHLKPVARLESGEGLPYAPEDWPYPGDIWTWKVGKRVKASGYFQDRYLIAPKRLQETPRKKMWFLSKISLKYYIKTNFPEADINAFFSSFVWEIPAEFNAFFSSSEGKEAKPQSQSPHPGKACKTVQGGGTSSRKRKSNLKQQGRYLWKKVHSNIANTEVPDALLIKEENIESNEAPKEPESSLLESVPASDDNATITLACQQEPSTSLKEFPVEVAPEDFDNYINSLDDILLLPLHQSPSISFGSWREKEMTEARKKLVNLLNIGFPALFTSEKITAITTLSLELQNDPNLSARELSMLKLIQEIPLASNYFLKAKRLAKEADKFFADLEAKVTHVSTLRDEYNASKQEIALLEVEDVSTSSAIKEIDEKIAILQSRRAALAKVADRTNKKRAEAKTKQRMVMDNLPKIVDEIQVANSQSSEWKLKKQKSAEKKVEILTKFAPLKGFSI; the protein is encoded by the exons TGGAAGGTGGCGAGAAGATTAACACTTCAGAGGCAAATCATAGCTGCACGATTCCAAGAGAAATGGATGGTTTACATCTCAAGCCTGTTGCACGTTTGGAGTCAGGAGAAGGCTTACCTTATGCTCCTGAAGATTGGCCATATCCAGGTGATATTTGGACTTGGAAAGTTGGAAAAAGAGTCAAAGCTTCAGGATACTTTCAAGATAGATACTTGATTGCTCCAAAAAGGCTTCAAGAAACCCCAAGAAAGAAAATGTGGTTTTTGAGCAAGATTTCTCTTAAATACTATATCAAAACAAACTTCCCTGAAGCTGATATCAATGCTTTTTTCTCGTCATTCGTTTGGGAAATTCCAGCTGAATTCAATGCTTTTTTCTCGTCATCTGAGGGCAAAG AAGCTAAGCCACAATCTCAATCACCTCATCCTGGAAAGGCCTGTAAAACTGTTCAAGGAGGAGGAACTTCTTCGCGGAAAAGGAAGTCCAATCTGAAGCAGCAAGGACGGTATTTATGGAAGAAAGTTCATTCTAACATCGCTAATACTGAAGTCCCTGATGCGCTCTTAATTAAGGAAGAAAACATAGAAAGCAATGAAGCACCGAAAGAACCAGAAAGTTCATTGTTGGAGAGTGTTCCAGCATCTGATGACAATGCAACCATCACTCTAGCCTGCCAGCAGGAACCATCAACTTCTCTCAAGGAATTTCCTGTTGAAGTAGCTCCAGAGGATTTCGACAATTATATTAATTCACTTGATGACATTCTACTTTTGCCTCTTCACCAAAGTCCAAGCATTAGCTTTGGCTCTTGGAGAGAAAAAGAAATGACTGAAGCTCGAAAGAAACTTGTTAACCTCCTAAATATTGGTTTTCCTGCTTTATTTACCTCTGAAAAAATTACCGCAATCACAACCTTGTCTTTGGAGCTCCAAAATGATCCTAACCTCAGTGCTAGAGAGCTTTCAATGCTAAAGCTAATCCAAGAAATCCCATTGGCGAGCAACTATTTCCTGAAAGCTAAGCGATTAGCTAAGGAAGCTGACAAATTCTTTGCTGACCTTGAGGCTAAAGTGACTCATGTTTCTACGCTAAGGGATGAATACAATGCGTCAAAGCAAGAAATAGCTCTACTTGAGGTTGAAGACGTGTCTACTTCCTCAGCTATAAAGGAAATTGATGAAAAGATTGCCATCTTGCAATCACGTCGAGCTGCATTAGCCAAGGTTGCTGACAGAACTAACAAGAAGAGAGCTGAAGCAAAAACAAAGCAAAGAATGGTCATGGACAATCTTCCAAAGATAGTTGATGAAATTCAGGTGGCTAACTCCCAAAGCTCAGAATGGAAGCTCAAGAAACAGAAGTCAGCAGAGAAGAAAGTTGAGATATTGACCAAATTTGCTCCACTCAAGGGGTTCTCCATCTAA